One Pseudomonas abieticivorans genomic region harbors:
- a CDS encoding aldehyde dehydrogenase, which yields MAADPAIWETAVTDLNHWQSLARTQRLIATSSIDGRAHAALEGQTFAVINPATNALLAHVAACTDADVDLAVGVARSAFENGPWARMAPRERKGILLRLAELILAHREELALLDSLSMGKPVMDAYQVDVPGAAQVFAWYAESLDKLYDQVAPTGPGTLATITRVPLGVIAAVVPWNFPLDMAAWKVAPALAAGNSVILKPAEQSPFSALRLAELALEAGVPAGVLNVVTGLGEQAGRALGLHPDVDALAFTGSTQVGKYFMQYSAQSNLKQVWLECGGKSPNLVFDDCQDLDLAAEKAAFGIFFNQGEVCSANSRLLVQRSIHDEFVERLVEKAQQWQPGDPLDPASKMGAIVDAQQAQNIMGHISHAHAEGARLVAGGERQVINGSNNFIPPTLFTGVTADMRLSREEVFGPVLAISAFDDEDQAVRLANDHIYGLAASLWSDDLNRAHRVASRLNAGTVSVNTVDALDVCVPFGGGKQSGFGRDLSLHAFDKYTQLKTTWFQLR from the coding sequence ATGGCTGCTGACCCGGCCATTTGGGAGACTGCAGTGACCGACCTGAACCACTGGCAAAGCCTTGCACGCACGCAGCGCTTGATCGCGACTTCAAGCATTGACGGGCGCGCCCACGCAGCCCTTGAAGGGCAGACCTTCGCGGTCATCAACCCGGCCACCAACGCCTTGCTCGCCCACGTCGCGGCCTGCACCGACGCCGATGTCGACCTGGCCGTGGGCGTAGCCCGCAGTGCTTTCGAAAACGGCCCCTGGGCCCGCATGGCACCACGCGAACGCAAGGGCATCCTGTTGCGACTGGCCGAGCTGATCCTGGCCCATCGCGAAGAATTGGCGCTGCTCGACTCGCTGAGCATGGGCAAGCCGGTGATGGACGCCTACCAGGTCGACGTGCCGGGCGCCGCCCAGGTGTTTGCCTGGTACGCCGAAAGCCTGGACAAACTCTACGACCAGGTGGCCCCCACCGGCCCCGGTACCCTGGCCACCATCACCCGCGTGCCATTGGGCGTGATCGCCGCAGTGGTGCCGTGGAACTTCCCGCTGGACATGGCCGCCTGGAAAGTCGCACCGGCCCTGGCCGCCGGCAACAGCGTGATCCTGAAACCCGCCGAGCAGTCGCCCTTCTCGGCCCTGCGCCTGGCTGAACTGGCGCTGGAAGCCGGCGTGCCTGCAGGCGTGCTCAACGTGGTCACAGGCCTGGGCGAACAGGCTGGCCGCGCCTTGGGCCTGCACCCGGACGTGGACGCACTGGCCTTCACCGGCTCCACCCAGGTGGGCAAGTACTTCATGCAGTACTCGGCGCAGTCCAACCTCAAGCAGGTGTGGCTGGAATGCGGCGGTAAAAGCCCGAACCTGGTGTTCGACGACTGCCAGGACCTGGACCTGGCTGCCGAAAAAGCCGCCTTCGGGATTTTTTTCAATCAGGGCGAGGTGTGCTCGGCCAACTCGCGGCTGTTGGTGCAACGCTCCATTCACGACGAATTCGTCGAGCGCCTGGTCGAAAAAGCCCAGCAGTGGCAACCCGGTGACCCGCTCGACCCAGCCAGCAAGATGGGCGCCATCGTCGACGCGCAACAGGCGCAGAACATCATGGGGCATATCAGCCACGCCCACGCTGAAGGTGCCCGCTTGGTCGCGGGCGGTGAACGGCAGGTGATCAATGGCTCGAACAACTTCATCCCACCCACACTGTTCACCGGGGTGACCGCCGACATGCGCCTGAGCCGCGAAGAGGTCTTCGGCCCGGTGCTGGCCATCAGCGCTTTCGATGACGAAGACCAGGCCGTGCGCCTGGCCAATGATCACATTTACGGCCTGGCTGCCTCGCTATGGAGCGATGACCTGAACCGCGCCCACCGCGTGGCCAGCCGCCTGAACGCCGGTACCGTGTCGGTGAACACGGTGGATGCGCTGGACGTGTGCGTGCCCTTTGGTGGCGGCAAGCAATCGGGTTTTGGCCGCGACCTGTCGCTGCATGCCTTCGACAAGTACACGCAACTGAAAACCACCTGGTTCCAACTGCGCTGA
- a CDS encoding flavin-containing monooxygenase encodes MQRTASLEDRAMTVGKIEIDTLVVGAGQAGVAMSEHLSTLGVPHLVLERSRIAERWRTGRWDSLVANGPAWHDRFPGLEFDDLSPDGFAPKERVADYFEAYARKFNAPIRTGVEVKSVQRNVGRPGFTVQTSDGVIEARRVVAATGPFQRPVIPAIAPQIDGVTQLHSADYRNPAQLPAGAVLVVGAGSSGVQIADELQRSGRQVYLSVGQHDRPPRAYRNRDFCWWLGVLGEWDAAAMKPGREHVTIAVSGAHGGRTVDFRGLAHRGMILVGLTQAFEGSTATFRPDLVDNLNRGDENYLALLDAADAYIERNGLDLPLEPEARERFADPECVRQPLRELDLVEAGVTTIIWATGFAVDYSWLPANALDANGKPQHQRGVSAEHGIYFLGLPWQSRRGSSFIWGVWHDAKYVADQIAIQRSYLQYRDADQRQAQEADAPTLGTQTAVSA; translated from the coding sequence ATGCAGCGAACCGCATCGCTGGAGGACAGAGCCATGACCGTTGGGAAAATCGAAATAGACACGCTTGTTGTGGGCGCCGGTCAAGCCGGCGTCGCCATGAGCGAACACTTGAGCACCTTGGGCGTACCGCACCTGGTGCTGGAGCGCAGCCGCATCGCCGAGCGCTGGCGCACCGGCCGCTGGGATTCGTTGGTTGCCAATGGCCCGGCCTGGCACGATCGCTTCCCCGGCCTTGAGTTTGACGACCTGAGCCCCGACGGCTTCGCCCCCAAGGAACGCGTGGCCGATTATTTCGAAGCCTATGCGCGTAAGTTCAACGCGCCCATCCGCACCGGCGTTGAAGTCAAAAGCGTGCAGCGCAATGTCGGCCGCCCAGGCTTTACCGTGCAAACCAGCGACGGCGTGATCGAAGCCCGCCGGGTGGTGGCCGCCACAGGTCCGTTCCAGCGCCCGGTGATCCCGGCCATCGCGCCGCAGATCGACGGCGTCACGCAACTGCACTCGGCCGACTACCGTAACCCGGCGCAACTGCCGGCAGGCGCGGTGCTGGTGGTGGGCGCCGGTTCCTCGGGTGTGCAGATCGCCGATGAATTACAGCGCTCCGGCCGCCAGGTCTACCTCTCGGTAGGCCAGCACGACCGCCCGCCACGCGCCTACCGCAACCGTGATTTCTGCTGGTGGCTGGGGGTGCTCGGCGAGTGGGACGCTGCGGCCATGAAGCCGGGCCGCGAGCACGTGACCATCGCCGTCAGCGGCGCCCATGGCGGGCGTACCGTGGATTTTCGCGGCCTGGCCCATCGCGGCATGATCCTGGTGGGACTGACCCAGGCTTTTGAGGGCAGCACGGCGACGTTCCGGCCTGACCTGGTCGACAACCTCAACCGCGGCGACGAGAACTACCTGGCATTGCTGGACGCCGCCGATGCCTACATCGAGCGCAACGGCCTGGACCTGCCCTTGGAACCCGAGGCGCGCGAGCGCTTTGCCGACCCCGAGTGCGTGCGCCAGCCATTGCGCGAACTGGACCTGGTGGAGGCGGGCGTGACCACGATCATCTGGGCCACCGGCTTTGCCGTGGACTACAGCTGGCTGCCGGCCAACGCCCTGGACGCCAACGGCAAACCGCAGCACCAGCGCGGCGTGTCTGCCGAGCATGGCATTTATTTCCTTGGCCTGCCGTGGCAGTCACGCCGTGGCTCGTCGTTCATCTGGGGCGTGTGGCACGACGCCAAATACGTTGCCGACCAGATCGCCATCCAGCGCAGTTACCTGCAGTACCGCGATGCCGATCAGCGCCAGGCGCAAGAGGCTGATGCACCAACGCTGGGCACACAGACTGCCGTCAGCGCCTGA
- a CDS encoding TetR/AcrR family transcriptional regulator yields the protein MTGLRERQKEQRRQLIADAALVLFKANGFVATTLEQIAQQAGVSAPTVVNYFGGKQEILLTLLKQPDEQAMREARSRLGATCDPLDALCELEGLMTAYQLRAMPASLWRELAPFLFTGEFSEAFGPWNAAVIAETKALLVHFQRQGKVKPQVDIEVAATLFNQYANLAFIQLATQATPDTPAHARHMRSVLGLLCHGLLES from the coding sequence ATGACCGGACTTCGAGAACGACAAAAAGAACAGCGCCGCCAGCTGATCGCCGATGCCGCCCTGGTGCTGTTCAAAGCCAATGGCTTTGTCGCCACCACCCTGGAACAGATTGCCCAGCAGGCCGGTGTTTCGGCACCCACCGTGGTCAACTATTTCGGCGGCAAGCAAGAGATCCTGCTGACCTTGCTCAAGCAACCCGACGAGCAGGCGATGCGCGAAGCTCGCTCGCGGCTGGGCGCAACGTGCGATCCGCTCGATGCGCTATGTGAGCTGGAGGGGCTGATGACCGCCTATCAGTTGCGCGCCATGCCGGCGTCGTTGTGGCGCGAATTGGCCCCTTTCCTGTTCACCGGCGAGTTTTCGGAAGCGTTCGGGCCCTGGAATGCGGCAGTCATCGCCGAAACCAAAGCCTTGCTGGTGCACTTCCAGCGCCAGGGCAAGGTCAAGCCCCAGGTGGACATCGAGGTGGCCGCCACGCTGTTCAACCAGTACGCCAATCTTGCCTTCATTCAGCTGGCCACCCAGGCCACGCCCGACACGCCAGCCCACGCCCGGCACATGCGCAGCGTGCTGGGGCTGCTGTGCCACGGCCTGCTGGAAAGCTGA
- the argE gene encoding acetylornithine deacetylase, which translates to MNRSRDLLARLVGFDTTSRESNLQLIEFVRDYLAEHGVPCALIFNVERSKANLFATLGPDDRPGIVLSGHTDVVPVDGQAWTVPPFALSEREGKLYGRGTADMKGYIACVLAAVPALLAAPLRMPVHIALSYDEEVGCLGVRSLLAELEQRLHKPLLCIIGEPTELKPVLGHKGKLAMRCDVHGAACHSAYAPQGVNAIEYAAELIGELGRIGSRLRAQQDTRFDPPFSTVQTGVISGGKALNIVPADCRFDFEVRALPAQDPRQVAEQLERYAQQEVLPRMRAVSADSAIRFSELSAYPGLATDAHGQAAQLIAQFCGSSDFTTVAFGTEGGLFDAIGIPTVVCGPGSMDQGHKPDEFVSLEQLQGCDAMLGRITQALRR; encoded by the coding sequence ATGAACCGCAGCCGTGACCTGCTGGCCCGGCTGGTGGGGTTCGACACCACCAGCCGCGAATCGAATTTGCAATTGATCGAGTTCGTACGCGACTACCTGGCCGAACATGGCGTGCCGTGCGCACTGATCTTCAACGTCGAGCGCAGCAAGGCCAACCTGTTCGCCACCTTGGGCCCGGACGACCGCCCGGGCATCGTGCTGTCGGGCCACACCGACGTGGTGCCGGTGGACGGCCAAGCCTGGACCGTGCCGCCCTTCGCACTCAGCGAACGCGAGGGCAAGCTCTACGGGCGCGGCACCGCCGACATGAAGGGCTACATCGCCTGCGTGCTGGCCGCCGTGCCGGCCTTGCTGGCCGCGCCGCTGCGCATGCCGGTGCACATTGCCTTGTCCTATGACGAAGAAGTCGGCTGCCTGGGCGTGCGCTCGCTGCTCGCAGAACTTGAGCAGCGCCTGCACAAACCGCTGCTGTGCATCATCGGCGAACCCACCGAGCTCAAGCCGGTACTGGGCCACAAGGGCAAGCTGGCAATGCGTTGCGACGTGCACGGCGCGGCCTGCCACTCGGCCTACGCGCCCCAGGGCGTCAACGCCATCGAGTACGCCGCCGAGCTGATCGGCGAACTGGGCCGCATCGGCTCGCGCCTTCGGGCGCAGCAAGACACGCGCTTCGACCCGCCCTTCAGCACCGTGCAAACCGGCGTGATCAGCGGCGGCAAGGCGCTGAACATCGTGCCGGCGGACTGCCGCTTCGACTTCGAAGTGCGCGCCCTGCCCGCGCAAGATCCTCGTCAGGTGGCCGAGCAGCTAGAGCGCTATGCCCAGCAGGAAGTACTGCCCAGGATGCGTGCGGTCAGTGCCGACAGCGCCATTCGCTTTTCCGAGCTGTCGGCCTACCCGGGCCTGGCCACCGATGCCCATGGCCAGGCGGCGCAACTGATCGCGCAGTTCTGTGGCAGCAGCGATTTTACCACCGTGGCCTTTGGCACCGAGGGCGGCCTGTTCGATGCCATCGGCATCCCCACCGTGGTGTGCGGGCCGGGCAGCATGGACCAGGGGCACAAGCCCGATGAGTTTGTCAGCCTGGAACAGTTGCAAGGCTGTGACGCAATGCTGGGGCGCATCACCCAAGCCCTGCGCCGTTGA
- a CDS encoding aspartate aminotransferase family protein, whose amino-acid sequence MTTAPRSTQDFQAADAAHHIHAFVDQKALNEEGPRVMVRGDRLALWDNDGNRYLDGMSGLWCTNLGYGRKDLAAAATAQLEQLPYYNMFFHTTHPAVIELSELLFSLLPGHYSHAIYTNSGSEANEVLIRTVRKYWQVMGQPEKKIMIGRWNGYHGSTLAATALGGMKFMHEMGGTIPDVAHIDEPYWYAHEGDLSPEAFGLRAARQLEEKILELGADKVAAFVAEPFQGAGGMIIPPASYWPEIQRICRQYDVLLCADEVIGGFGRTGEWFAHQALGFEPDTLSIAKGLTSGYIPMGGLILSRRMADALVERGGVFAHGLTYSGHPVAAAVAIANLKALRDEGVVNQVKTDTGPYLQQCLREVFTDHPLVGEVQGIGLVAALQFAEDKATRKRFANENDIAWRCRTIGFEEGLIIRSTLGRMIMAPALVATRMELDELIDKTRIAVDRTAREYGRL is encoded by the coding sequence ATGACCACCGCCCCCCGCAGCACCCAGGATTTCCAGGCCGCCGACGCCGCCCACCACATCCACGCCTTCGTCGACCAAAAGGCCTTGAACGAGGAAGGCCCGCGCGTGATGGTGCGCGGCGACCGCCTGGCCCTGTGGGACAACGACGGCAACCGCTACCTGGACGGTATGTCGGGCCTGTGGTGCACCAACCTGGGTTACGGCCGCAAGGACCTGGCCGCCGCCGCCACCGCCCAGTTGGAACAGCTGCCGTACTACAACATGTTTTTCCACACCACCCACCCGGCGGTGATCGAGCTGTCGGAGCTGCTGTTCAGCCTGCTGCCCGGCCACTACAGCCACGCGATCTACACCAACTCCGGCTCCGAAGCCAACGAGGTGCTGATCCGCACGGTGCGCAAGTACTGGCAGGTGATGGGCCAGCCCGAGAAGAAAATCATGATCGGCCGCTGGAACGGCTATCACGGCTCCACCCTGGCGGCCACCGCGTTGGGCGGGATGAAGTTCATGCACGAAATGGGCGGCACCATTCCCGACGTGGCGCACATCGACGAGCCGTACTGGTACGCCCACGAGGGTGACCTGAGCCCCGAAGCATTCGGCCTGCGCGCGGCCCGCCAGTTGGAAGAAAAAATTCTCGAACTGGGCGCCGACAAGGTCGCAGCGTTTGTCGCCGAGCCCTTCCAGGGCGCCGGCGGCATGATCATCCCGCCGGCCAGCTACTGGCCGGAGATTCAGCGCATCTGCCGCCAGTACGACGTGCTGCTGTGCGCCGACGAAGTGATCGGCGGGTTTGGCCGCACCGGCGAATGGTTCGCCCACCAGGCGTTGGGCTTTGAGCCGGACACCCTGTCCATCGCCAAGGGCCTGACCTCTGGCTACATCCCCATGGGCGGATTGATTTTGAGCCGGCGCATGGCCGACGCCCTGGTGGAACGCGGCGGTGTGTTCGCCCACGGGCTGACCTACTCCGGCCACCCAGTAGCGGCCGCCGTGGCCATTGCCAACCTCAAGGCGCTGCGTGATGAAGGCGTGGTCAACCAGGTGAAGACCGACACCGGGCCGTACCTGCAGCAGTGCCTGCGCGAGGTGTTCACAGACCACCCCTTGGTGGGCGAAGTACAAGGCATCGGCCTGGTGGCCGCGCTGCAATTTGCCGAAGACAAGGCCACCCGCAAGCGCTTTGCCAATGAAAACGACATCGCCTGGCGGTGCCGCACCATCGGCTTTGAAGAAGGCCTGATCATCCGCTCCACCCTGGGCCGCATGATCATGGCACCGGCCCTGGTGGCCACCCGCATGGAGCTTGACGAGTTGATCGACAAGACCCGCATCGCCGTGGACCGCACGGCGCGCGAGTACGGGCGCCTGTAA
- a CDS encoding RidA family protein: MATPTHTRIRMFNTKETYPNQNLDNDLCQAVRAGNTVYVRGQIGTDFEGNLVGLGDPRAQAEQAMRNVKQLLEEAGSDLSHIVKTTTYLIDPRYREPVYQEVGKWLKGVFPISTGLIISGLGQPEWLMEIDVIAVIPE, from the coding sequence ATGGCCACCCCGACCCACACGCGCATTCGCATGTTCAACACCAAAGAAACCTACCCCAACCAGAACCTGGACAACGACCTGTGCCAAGCCGTGCGTGCCGGCAACACGGTGTACGTGCGCGGGCAGATCGGCACCGACTTCGAAGGCAACCTGGTGGGCCTGGGCGACCCACGGGCGCAGGCCGAGCAGGCCATGCGCAACGTCAAGCAACTGCTGGAAGAGGCCGGCAGCGACCTCAGCCACATCGTCAAGACCACCACCTACCTGATCGACCCGCGCTACCGCGAACCGGTTTACCAGGAAGTCGGCAAATGGCTCAAAGGCGTGTTCCCGATCTCCACCGGGCTGATCATTTCCGGCCTTGGGCAGCCTGAATGGCTGATGGAAATCGACGTCATCGCTGTCATTCCCGAATAA
- a CDS encoding glucose/quinate/shikimate family membrane-bound PQQ-dependent dehydrogenase, translated as MTRSQPSASAARWPNWVAGLGVLLFGLLFTGLGGYLATLGGSLYFVLAGLGMLVSAVLLFKQRLAGAWLFALVAVLSIIWAVVDAGWVFWPLVSRLFALAVLSLVVALAYPSLRKVNGLTGNGGYALSLLLLIGIVVGAWGMFQPHASVAPTGDGPGLTKVDPAKAQKNWEHYGNDEGGSRFAALDQINRSNVAKLVPVWTYHTGDIAISDGNGAEDQMTPLQVGDKVFICTPHNNIIALDADSGKELWKNEINAKSAVWQRCRGLAYFDATAAVASPTDGSTPAAPVAVPAGAACERRLLTNTIDARLIAVDADTGKLCEGFGTHGQVDLKAGLGNVPDSYYQLSSAPLMAGTTVVVGGRVADNVQTDMPGGVIRGFDVVTGAMRWAFDPGNPEDKKAPADGSTYVRSTPNSWAPMSYDPLMNTVFLPMGSSSTDIYGVERTALNHKYGASILALNATTGAEKWVYQTVHNDLWDFDLPMQPSLIDFAKPDGSKVPAVVIGTKAGQIYVLDRHTGQPLTKVEEVPVKASNIPNEPYSLTQPKSVGMPQIGAQTLTESDMWGATPFDQMLCRIAFKKMRYDGLYTAPGTDVSLSFPGSLGGMNWGSLSTDPVHGFIFVNDMRLGLWSQMVPQQKDAKASSGGEALNTGMGAVPLKGTPYAVNKNRFLSVAGIPCQAPPFGTLTAIDMKTQKIAWQVPVGTVQDTGPMGIKMHLQLPIGMPTLGGTLSTQGGLVFIAGTQDYYLRAFNSANGEEAWKARLPVGSQGGPMTFVSPKTGKQYVVITASGARQSADRGDYVIAYALPDSK; from the coding sequence ATGACTAGATCACAACCTTCGGCATCCGCTGCCCGTTGGCCCAATTGGGTCGCCGGCCTTGGCGTTCTGCTCTTCGGCTTACTCTTCACAGGCCTTGGCGGTTACCTCGCCACCCTGGGTGGCAGCCTGTACTTCGTGCTGGCCGGCCTCGGCATGCTGGTGTCCGCCGTGCTGTTGTTCAAACAGCGCCTGGCCGGTGCCTGGCTGTTCGCACTGGTCGCGGTGCTGTCCATTATCTGGGCGGTGGTCGACGCCGGTTGGGTGTTCTGGCCTTTGGTGTCGCGCCTGTTCGCCCTGGCCGTGTTGAGCTTGGTGGTGGCCTTGGCCTACCCAAGCCTGCGCAAGGTCAACGGCTTGACCGGCAACGGTGGCTACGCGTTGAGCCTGTTGCTGCTGATCGGCATCGTGGTCGGTGCCTGGGGCATGTTCCAGCCCCACGCTTCGGTGGCCCCCACTGGCGACGGCCCTGGCCTGACCAAGGTCGACCCGGCCAAGGCGCAGAAGAACTGGGAGCACTACGGTAACGACGAAGGTGGCAGCCGCTTCGCAGCGCTGGACCAGATCAACCGCAGCAACGTCGCCAAGCTTGTGCCCGTGTGGACCTACCACACCGGTGACATCGCCATCAGCGACGGCAACGGTGCCGAAGACCAGATGACCCCGCTGCAAGTGGGCGACAAGGTGTTTATCTGTACCCCGCACAACAACATCATTGCGCTGGACGCCGACAGCGGCAAAGAGCTGTGGAAAAACGAAATCAATGCCAAGTCGGCTGTCTGGCAGCGTTGCCGGGGCCTGGCGTATTTCGACGCAACCGCAGCCGTAGCCAGCCCAACCGATGGCAGCACCCCGGCCGCTCCCGTTGCCGTGCCTGCCGGCGCCGCTTGTGAGCGCCGCCTGCTGACCAACACCATTGATGCACGCCTGATCGCCGTGGATGCCGACACCGGCAAACTGTGCGAGGGCTTCGGCACCCATGGCCAGGTCGACTTGAAGGCTGGCCTGGGTAACGTCCCGGACTCCTACTACCAGCTGTCCTCCGCGCCGCTGATGGCCGGGACCACCGTGGTGGTGGGCGGCCGTGTCGCCGACAACGTGCAAACCGACATGCCAGGTGGCGTGATCCGCGGTTTTGACGTGGTCACAGGCGCCATGCGCTGGGCATTCGACCCAGGCAACCCTGAAGACAAAAAAGCCCCGGCTGATGGCAGCACTTATGTGCGCAGCACGCCGAACAGCTGGGCGCCGATGTCTTACGACCCGCTGATGAACACCGTGTTCTTGCCGATGGGCAGCTCGTCCACCGACATCTACGGTGTGGAACGTACCGCCCTGAACCACAAGTACGGTGCCTCGATTTTGGCGTTGAACGCCACCACCGGTGCAGAGAAGTGGGTCTACCAGACCGTGCACAACGACCTGTGGGACTTCGACCTGCCGATGCAGCCAAGCCTGATCGACTTCGCCAAGCCTGACGGCAGCAAAGTCCCGGCCGTTGTGATTGGTACCAAGGCCGGTCAGATCTACGTGCTGGACCGCCACACTGGCCAGCCGTTGACCAAGGTTGAAGAAGTACCGGTCAAGGCGTCCAACATCCCTAACGAGCCGTACTCGCTGACCCAGCCAAAATCGGTGGGCATGCCACAGATCGGCGCGCAAACCCTGACCGAGTCGGACATGTGGGGTGCCACCCCGTTCGACCAGATGCTGTGCCGGATTGCCTTCAAGAAAATGCGCTACGACGGCCTGTACACCGCACCGGGTACCGACGTCTCGTTGAGCTTCCCGGGTTCGCTGGGTGGCATGAACTGGGGCAGCCTGTCGACTGACCCGGTGCACGGCTTCATCTTCGTCAACGACATGCGTCTGGGCCTGTGGAGCCAGATGGTGCCGCAACAGAAAGACGCCAAGGCCTCTTCCGGTGGCGAAGCGTTGAACACCGGCATGGGCGCGGTACCGCTCAAGGGCACCCCGTATGCCGTGAACAAGAACCGCTTCCTGTCGGTAGCCGGCATCCCTTGCCAGGCACCGCCATTCGGCACCCTGACCGCGATCGACATGAAGACTCAGAAGATCGCTTGGCAGGTACCGGTGGGTACCGTGCAGGACACCGGCCCCATGGGCATCAAGATGCACCTGCAACTGCCGATCGGCATGCCAACCTTGGGCGGCACGCTGTCGACCCAAGGCGGCCTGGTGTTCATCGCCGGCACCCAGGACTACTACCTGCGCGCCTTCAACTCGGCCAACGGTGAAGAAGCCTGGAAAGCCCGCCTGCCCGTGGGCAGCCAAGGTGGCCCGATGACCTTCGTCTCGCCGAAAACCGGCAAGCAGTACGTGGTCATCACCGCCAGCGGTGCTCGCCAGTCGGCTGACCGTGGCGACTACGTGATCGCTTACGCGCTGCCAGACAGCAAGTAA
- a CDS encoding LysR family transcriptional regulator, with protein sequence MAAYNLRQLKYFVTTVECGSVAEASRKLYIAQPSVSTAIKHLEESFAVQLFIRHHAQGVSLTPSGARFYRKAQELLRVAHEFEQNALADNDVVAGQIDIGCFETVAPLYLPRLIAGFRDRWPGVEIRIRDGEQQELVQALTSGSIDLAMLYEHDLDSTIDTAPLMAPQQPYALLPEGHRFAHQAKVSLNDLVLEPMVLLDVQPSRTYFVSIFEERGLTPNILFSSPSIEMVRGMVGRGFGFSILVTRPHSEYTYDGQKVVCVPLAEQVTGSGLSAAWLRRSQLTKPAQLFVDHCREVLAPKVGT encoded by the coding sequence ATGGCCGCTTACAACCTGCGCCAGCTCAAATATTTCGTGACTACGGTGGAGTGCGGCAGCGTCGCCGAAGCCTCGCGCAAGCTGTACATCGCGCAGCCTTCGGTCTCCACCGCGATCAAGCACCTGGAAGAAAGTTTTGCCGTACAGTTGTTCATTCGCCACCACGCCCAGGGTGTTTCACTGACCCCCAGTGGTGCACGCTTCTATCGCAAGGCCCAGGAGCTGCTGCGGGTGGCTCACGAATTCGAGCAAAACGCCCTGGCCGATAACGACGTGGTGGCCGGGCAAATCGACATCGGGTGCTTTGAGACGGTGGCGCCGCTGTACCTGCCGCGCCTGATCGCAGGCTTTCGTGACCGCTGGCCGGGAGTGGAAATCCGCATTCGCGATGGCGAGCAGCAGGAACTGGTTCAGGCCTTGACCTCGGGCAGCATCGACCTGGCCATGCTGTATGAACACGACCTGGACAGCACCATCGACACCGCGCCACTGATGGCTCCGCAGCAGCCCTATGCGCTGCTGCCCGAAGGGCATCGCTTTGCTCACCAGGCCAAGGTGTCGCTCAACGACCTGGTGCTCGAGCCCATGGTGCTGTTGGACGTGCAGCCTAGCCGTACCTACTTCGTGAGCATTTTCGAGGAGCGCGGGCTGACCCCCAACATCCTGTTCAGCTCGCCGTCCATCGAGATGGTGCGGGGCATGGTAGGGCGTGGGTTTGGCTTTTCGATCCTGGTCACCCGGCCGCATTCGGAGTACACCTACGACGGGCAGAAGGTGGTGTGCGTGCCGCTGGCCGAGCAAGTGACCGGTTCCGGGCTCTCGGCGGCCTGGTTGCGCCGCTCGCAGTTGACCAAGCCGGCGCAGTTGTTTGTGGATCATTGCCGGGAAGTACTGGCGCCCAAGGTGGGCACCTGA
- a CDS encoding DUF1028 domain-containing protein produces MTFSIVGRCAETGQLGIAISSSSIAVGARCPWLRPGVGAVSTQNITLPALGPQVLDLLESGQLPAQALDQALTSNGYSQFRQITAIDHLGRTAHFSGSETLGTHNALAGEQCVGAGNMLADRAVIETLVHTFEHSGGQLADRLLAAMQAAVAAGGEAGPVHSAALVVVGELTWPIVDLRVDWADEDPIGQLEQLWTAYRPQMQDYITRALDPTKAPSYGVPGDE; encoded by the coding sequence ATGACGTTTTCCATCGTCGGCCGCTGCGCCGAAACCGGTCAACTGGGCATCGCCATCAGTTCTTCCAGCATCGCCGTGGGTGCTCGCTGCCCGTGGCTGCGGCCGGGCGTGGGCGCGGTGTCCACGCAGAACATCACCCTGCCCGCCTTAGGCCCGCAGGTGCTCGACCTACTGGAAAGCGGGCAGCTACCGGCCCAGGCGCTGGACCAGGCCCTGACCAGCAACGGCTACAGCCAATTCCGCCAGATCACTGCCATCGACCATCTGGGCCGCACCGCGCATTTCAGCGGCAGCGAAACCCTGGGCACGCACAATGCCCTGGCCGGCGAGCAGTGTGTGGGCGCCGGCAACATGCTGGCCGATCGCGCCGTCATCGAAACACTGGTGCACACCTTCGAACACAGCGGTGGCCAGTTGGCCGATCGCCTGTTGGCGGCCATGCAAGCGGCCGTGGCCGCCGGTGGCGAAGCAGGCCCGGTGCACTCGGCGGCCCTGGTGGTGGTGGGCGAGCTGACCTGGCCCATCGTCGACCTGCGGGTGGACTGGGCCGATGAAGACCCCATCGGCCAGCTGGAACAGTTGTGGACGGCCTATCGCCCCCAGATGCAAGACTACATCACCCGCGCCCTGGACCCGACCAAGGCGCCCAGCTATGGCGTGCCTGGGGATGAATGA